A single genomic interval of Hevea brasiliensis isolate MT/VB/25A 57/8 chromosome 4, ASM3005281v1, whole genome shotgun sequence harbors:
- the LOC110657367 gene encoding VQ motif-containing protein 31-like: protein MERQMNAITSSPASPTTFIHADANTFRDLVQKLTGLAGSNSEKLPITLPAGLSSKLSHPVDSTGHRRSPFKLQERRHTMRKLEIKLGLATSHCNSSPTHFSPRRQTHHHRLDSLIPSPVTPLSSESLFIRSPGTESPSSPAVSEEEKAIAEKRFYLHPSPMTTPRGSDPPQLLTLFPLSSPSQINQD from the coding sequence ATGGAAAGACAGATGAACGCCATAACTTCTTCTCCAGCTTCACCCACAACCTTTATCCATGCAGATGCCAACACCTTCAGAGACCTCGTCCAAAAGCTCACGGGTTTAGCTGGCAGTAACTCAGAAAAACTCCCCATCACTCTTCCGGCTGGACTGTCCTCAAAGCTTTCCCATCCCGTTGACTCCACTGGCCATCGCCGCTCACCTTTCAAGCTCCAAGAAAGAAGACACACCATGAGAAAACTCGAAATCAAACTTGGTCTCGCCACCTCTCACTGCAACTCATCACCAACTCACTTCTCCCCCCGCCGCCAAACTCATCATCACCGACTCGACTCACTGATCCCGAGTCCGGTGACTCCACTTTCCTCAGAGTCACTCTTTATCCGTAGCCCTGGAACTGAATCACCATCGTCCCCTGCAGTTTCGGAGGAGGAAAAGGCAATAGCAGAAAAAAGGTTTTATCTGCATCCATCACCGATGACTACACCGAGAGGAAGCGACCCACCACAGCTCTTGACCCTTTTTCCACTGAGTTCTCCTAGTCAGATAAATCAAGATTAG